In Pseudofrankia saprophytica, one genomic interval encodes:
- a CDS encoding metal ABC transporter permease, producing the protein MRLWETLGDGYTRRALAEAVLVGVLCGAVGVHVVLRRLSFLTTALTHATFPGVVVAALLGVHLVLGAGLFGLLVVGVVAAVSGARGGGGALPSAAPAGRGGRDLSSVTGVVLSGGFALGVALMSAQDGFTKDLTAFLVGSILTVGTADLAITAVVAAVVLTVLAALRKELLLGAFDPTALWAAGYPARLLDLVVLLVVEVTVVTTVPAVGTIMAIALVVGPAATARLWCARTGPMTALSMALGVATSVIGLAVSAQWDVAAGGAIVLTIAAFFALSLLVAPRVHLVTSRSPAVEPTAAG; encoded by the coding sequence ATGAGGCTGTGGGAGACCCTCGGTGACGGCTACACCCGCCGCGCGCTGGCCGAGGCCGTGCTGGTCGGCGTCCTCTGCGGGGCCGTCGGGGTGCATGTGGTGCTGCGGCGGCTGAGCTTCCTGACCACCGCGCTGACCCACGCGACGTTCCCCGGCGTCGTCGTCGCCGCGCTGCTGGGCGTGCACCTCGTCCTTGGCGCCGGGCTGTTCGGGCTGCTCGTCGTCGGCGTGGTCGCGGCCGTCTCGGGGGCGCGCGGTGGGGGCGGTGCCCTGCCCTCGGCCGCTCCGGCCGGCCGCGGCGGGCGTGACCTGTCCAGCGTGACGGGCGTCGTCCTGTCCGGCGGGTTCGCGCTCGGCGTCGCCCTGATGTCCGCCCAGGACGGCTTCACCAAGGATCTGACGGCCTTCCTGGTCGGCTCGATCCTGACCGTCGGCACGGCGGACCTCGCCATCACCGCCGTCGTGGCCGCCGTCGTCCTCACGGTGCTCGCCGCGCTGCGCAAGGAGCTGCTGCTCGGAGCCTTCGACCCGACGGCGCTCTGGGCCGCCGGCTACCCGGCCCGGCTACTCGACCTGGTGGTGCTGCTCGTGGTCGAGGTGACGGTCGTGACCACGGTGCCCGCCGTCGGCACGATCATGGCGATCGCGCTGGTCGTCGGCCCGGCGGCGACCGCGCGGCTGTGGTGCGCCCGCACCGGCCCGATGACCGCCCTGTCGATGGCCCTGGGAGTCGCCACGAGCGTCATCGGCCTCGCGGTGAGCGCCCAGTGGGACGTCGCCGCCGGTGGTGCCATCGTGCTCACCATCGCCGCCTTCTTCGCCCTCTCGCTGCTCGTCGCCCCCCGCGTCCATCTCGTCACGTCCCGCTCCCCGGCCGTGGAGCCCACCGCGGCCGGCTGA
- a CDS encoding MOSC domain-containing protein, with the protein MGASADPLVTELYRYPVKGLSAEPIDEVALSVGEGVPGDRLFALALPDTQFDEERPVALHKTRFLMLQRDEALARVRTGYDPPTGQLSVDDGTRRWSADLGTAAGRRAVEEYFGALAAPTAGTSDAAARSNRTDGSPGLNSPDGVRALPRLVEAHGGHRFTDAGPGGPDLMRAVSVVNLASVRDLAQRVGQPVHPLRFRANVYVDGIPAWAERDWVGREIALGPVRAQVLSVTRRCAATTVNPDTAERDLKVVKELSDHYGHTECGIYVQVRGAGTVRPGDPVTPPPPA; encoded by the coding sequence ATGGGTGCTTCGGCTGATCCGCTGGTGACCGAGCTCTACCGGTACCCGGTGAAAGGGCTGTCCGCCGAGCCGATCGACGAGGTCGCGCTGAGCGTCGGCGAGGGCGTCCCCGGCGACCGGCTGTTCGCGCTCGCGCTGCCCGACACCCAGTTCGACGAGGAACGTCCGGTGGCGCTGCACAAGACACGGTTCCTGATGCTGCAGCGCGACGAGGCGCTCGCCAGGGTCCGCACCGGCTACGACCCGCCTACCGGCCAGCTCAGCGTCGACGACGGCACGCGCCGCTGGTCGGCCGACCTCGGCACCGCGGCCGGGCGGCGCGCCGTCGAGGAGTACTTCGGCGCGCTCGCCGCACCGACCGCCGGCACGTCCGACGCCGCTGCTCGGAGTAACCGAACGGACGGCTCGCCCGGCCTGAACAGTCCGGACGGGGTCCGCGCGCTGCCCCGGCTGGTCGAGGCCCATGGCGGGCACCGGTTCACCGACGCGGGGCCGGGCGGGCCGGACCTGATGCGCGCGGTCTCGGTCGTCAACCTGGCATCCGTGCGCGACCTCGCCCAGCGGGTCGGCCAACCGGTCCACCCGCTGCGGTTCCGGGCCAACGTCTACGTCGACGGCATCCCGGCCTGGGCCGAGCGCGACTGGGTCGGCCGGGAGATCGCCCTGGGCCCGGTGCGGGCCCAGGTGCTCTCCGTCACCCGGCGCTGCGCCGCGACCACCGTCAATCCGGATACCGCCGAGCGTGACCTCAAGGTCGTCAAGGAGCTTTCCGACCACTACGGTCATACCGAATGCGGCATCTACGTCCAGGTGCGCGGCGCAGGCACGGTGCGCCCTGGCGATCCAGTGACTCCGCCGCCGCCCGCGTAA
- a CDS encoding copper resistance protein CopC yields the protein MSGTTGMAANSPGSSRQPRPDATADAPTAPTGGSGPTARRPQRRVAAAGHRRRRAGTLLVLTLAAALAVVGGAAAPAWAHAILERATPAGGTAIATAPTSITLGFSEPVRTDANSIRVIDTHGTRIDTGGAHGGAHGSDVTVALKPGLPNGTYLVSWRVVSADSHPIAGGYAFGIGEAPAAGAAAAASATPKGSAVTGFTFGLARLVAFAGMALLLGAVFFLAALWPAGLRRPAPRRLVAAGWVAAFVGSIACLLLQGVYTGGLGLSALARWDPLGATLGDRYGRLTLIHLLALLLALPLLRGVLSATAATADDAAAARPPATGAQRPSPWVMAELGGLAVAVAATTALVGHAGAGSWSWLAASSVTVHLLAMSIWLGGLATLAAGLIDRRGAEAATTGGRGGSAGWASTIERGDSGEADEEADLDAARAYLDEHGAEAVPVPADRAAELASVLPRWSRTAMAAVAAIVVSGTYQAWREVGTLPALFDTDYGRLLLYKLWFVLAMLGIGYVSQRWVRRHYRRVALAMTPETEAVVAGTARRRGARDDPKGTGAGTAPDLGDSGEEVTVGALAALRRGVVAEAVIAVAVLAVTVVLINRVPGRNSYAPPFHTTTVAGPLTVDVRVSPTRIGLEGVEVTVRDPQGQLQRLVEASVTLSLPAAQVGPLDVPVVAAGTGVLTTQEAQVPLPGDWRMTITLRINDFDQYSTIVTYRVR from the coding sequence ATGAGCGGTACAACCGGCATGGCGGCGAATTCGCCGGGTTCTTCCCGGCAACCTCGGCCGGACGCCACGGCCGATGCGCCGACGGCTCCGACGGGAGGCTCCGGCCCGACGGCCCGTCGTCCTCAGCGCCGGGTCGCGGCGGCCGGGCATCGTCGCCGCCGGGCCGGGACGTTGCTGGTGCTGACCCTCGCGGCGGCGCTGGCCGTCGTCGGTGGCGCGGCCGCGCCGGCCTGGGCGCACGCCATCCTGGAACGGGCCACCCCGGCCGGCGGCACCGCCATCGCCACCGCGCCGACGAGCATCACGCTTGGCTTCAGCGAGCCCGTCAGAACCGACGCGAACTCGATCCGGGTCATCGACACCCACGGCACCCGGATCGACACCGGCGGCGCGCACGGCGGCGCGCACGGCTCCGACGTGACCGTGGCCCTCAAGCCGGGGCTGCCCAACGGGACGTACCTCGTCAGCTGGCGGGTCGTCTCCGCCGACAGCCATCCGATCGCGGGCGGCTACGCGTTCGGGATCGGTGAGGCCCCGGCGGCTGGCGCCGCGGCGGCGGCCAGCGCGACGCCGAAGGGGTCTGCGGTCACCGGGTTCACCTTCGGTCTCGCCCGGCTGGTCGCGTTCGCCGGGATGGCGCTGCTGCTCGGCGCCGTGTTCTTCCTGGCGGCGCTGTGGCCGGCCGGGCTGCGCCGGCCCGCGCCCCGGCGGCTGGTCGCCGCCGGCTGGGTGGCGGCCTTCGTCGGGTCCATCGCCTGTCTGCTCCTCCAGGGCGTCTACACCGGCGGACTCGGGCTTTCGGCACTGGCACGCTGGGATCCGCTCGGTGCCACCCTCGGGGACCGCTACGGCCGGCTCACCCTGATCCACCTGCTCGCCCTGCTGCTGGCGCTTCCGCTGCTGCGAGGCGTGCTGTCGGCCACCGCGGCCACCGCCGACGACGCAGCCGCCGCCCGGCCACCGGCCACCGGCGCCCAGCGGCCGTCGCCCTGGGTGATGGCCGAGCTCGGCGGCCTCGCCGTCGCGGTCGCCGCGACGACGGCGCTCGTCGGGCACGCGGGCGCGGGCTCGTGGTCCTGGCTCGCCGCCAGCAGCGTGACGGTGCACCTGCTCGCCATGTCGATCTGGCTGGGAGGTCTGGCCACGCTCGCCGCCGGGCTGATCGACCGGCGAGGCGCTGAGGCCGCGACGACGGGCGGACGAGGCGGATCCGCCGGCTGGGCCTCCACCATCGAGCGGGGAGACAGCGGCGAGGCCGATGAGGAGGCGGACCTCGACGCCGCCCGTGCCTACCTGGACGAGCATGGCGCCGAGGCCGTGCCGGTGCCCGCGGACCGGGCCGCGGAACTCGCCTCGGTGCTCCCGCGCTGGTCGCGCACGGCGATGGCCGCGGTCGCCGCGATCGTGGTCAGCGGCACCTACCAGGCGTGGCGCGAGGTCGGCACGCTGCCAGCGCTGTTCGACACCGACTACGGGCGGCTGCTGCTCTACAAGCTCTGGTTCGTGCTGGCGATGCTCGGGATCGGCTACGTCTCCCAGCGCTGGGTCAGGCGCCACTACCGTCGGGTCGCGCTGGCCATGACACCCGAGACAGAGGCGGTGGTCGCGGGCACCGCCCGCCGGCGAGGCGCGCGGGACGACCCGAAGGGCACCGGGGCGGGCACCGCGCCCGACCTGGGCGACTCCGGGGAGGAGGTCACCGTCGGGGCACTCGCCGCGCTGCGGCGCGGGGTGGTCGCCGAAGCGGTGATCGCGGTGGCCGTGCTGGCCGTGACCGTCGTTCTGATCAACCGTGTCCCCGGCCGTAACTCGTACGCGCCGCCGTTCCACACGACGACCGTCGCCGGACCGCTCACGGTCGACGTGCGGGTATCACCCACCCGGATCGGGCTGGAGGGCGTCGAGGTCACCGTGCGTGATCCACAGGGCCAGCTACAGCGGCTGGTCGAGGCGTCGGTGACGCTGTCGCTCCCCGCGGCCCAGGTCGGCCCGCTCGACGTACCGGTGGTCGCGGCCGGCACCGGGGTGCTGACCACCCAGGAGGCGCAGGTCCCGCTCCCGGGCGACTGGCGCATGACGATCACCCTGCGGATCAATGACTTCGACCAGTACTCCACGATCGTCACCTACCGCGTCCGCTGA
- a CDS encoding metal ABC transporter ATP-binding protein, with the protein MPAEPAAAGAPDALVLSEATVAYGRTPALERVTGRVPAGRTVALIGPNGAGKSTLIKAVLGLVPVVSGSVTVLGQAPARARREVGYVPQADTLDADFPVSVAQVVLMGRYRRIGWVRRPGADDRAAAEEALAAVGLEHRAHDRFGTLSGGQRQRVLLARAISARPRLLLLDEPFNGVDAVSQDALLAALARLTSAGTAVVISTHDLALAHLACDDVCLLNRHQFAFGPPAATLTPELLRATYGGAAVELGAHGVIVARP; encoded by the coding sequence GTGCCGGCCGAACCGGCCGCCGCGGGAGCGCCGGACGCGCTGGTGCTCTCGGAAGCGACCGTCGCCTACGGCCGTACCCCGGCGCTGGAGCGGGTGACCGGCCGGGTGCCGGCCGGGCGCACGGTCGCGCTGATCGGCCCGAACGGTGCCGGCAAGTCGACGCTGATCAAGGCGGTGCTCGGCCTGGTCCCGGTGGTGTCCGGCTCGGTGACCGTGTTGGGCCAGGCGCCGGCCCGGGCTCGCCGCGAGGTCGGCTACGTCCCCCAGGCGGACACCCTCGACGCGGACTTCCCGGTCTCCGTCGCGCAGGTGGTGCTGATGGGCCGCTACCGGCGGATCGGCTGGGTGCGCCGGCCGGGCGCCGACGACCGGGCCGCCGCCGAGGAGGCGCTCGCGGCGGTCGGGCTCGAGCACCGTGCCCACGACCGGTTCGGAACGTTGTCGGGCGGGCAGCGCCAGCGGGTCCTGCTGGCCAGGGCGATCTCGGCGCGGCCGCGGTTGCTGCTACTCGACGAGCCGTTCAACGGCGTCGACGCGGTCTCCCAGGACGCGCTGCTCGCGGCGCTCGCCCGGCTGACCTCCGCGGGCACCGCGGTGGTGATCTCGACCCATGACCTGGCGCTCGCGCACCTGGCCTGCGACGACGTCTGCCTGCTCAACCGGCACCAGTTCGCGTTCGGCCCGCCGGCGGCGACCCTCACTCCCGAGCTGCTGCGCGCCACCTACGGCGGCGCCGCGGTGGAGCTGGGGGCCCACGGCGTCATCGTGGCCCGCCCATGA
- a CDS encoding metal ABC transporter substrate-binding protein, producing the protein MRPSEVRTPVRRFAAPRKRRPRALAAAGALLALATSTLLAGCGSGTGGDGTAGGDAQGGKLRVVATTTQAGDFSRAIGGDLVKVTQLVKPNVDPHDYEPSPADLDAIATADVLVTNGVGLESWLDDAVSAAGFEGTRVVMADGVTLRTGTSDEGGEHDPHIWHDPRNAKIMVTGVERGLARADPTHTGTYQANLATYSAALDGLDRRQAAAFATVPPDRRLLVTNHDAFGYYAARYGITYVGSIIPSFDTSAELSGRAIQEIVAKIRATGVKAVFSESSLPPKTAETIGHEAGVTVVAGEDSLYADSLGPAGSAGETYLKAEQHNTDVIVGALR; encoded by the coding sequence ATGCGCCCTTCAGAGGTCCGGACGCCTGTCCGTCGGTTCGCCGCGCCCCGGAAGCGCCGCCCCAGGGCCCTGGCGGCGGCTGGTGCGCTGCTCGCGCTCGCCACGTCGACGCTGCTCGCTGGCTGCGGCTCGGGGACCGGCGGGGACGGCACCGCCGGCGGCGACGCCCAGGGCGGGAAGCTGCGGGTCGTGGCCACGACCACCCAGGCCGGCGACTTCAGCCGGGCGATCGGTGGCGACCTCGTCAAGGTCACCCAGCTGGTCAAGCCGAACGTCGACCCGCACGACTACGAACCGTCGCCGGCCGACCTGGATGCCATCGCCACGGCCGACGTCCTGGTCACCAACGGCGTCGGCCTGGAGTCCTGGCTGGACGACGCGGTCTCGGCCGCCGGGTTCGAGGGCACCCGGGTGGTGATGGCCGACGGCGTCACCCTGCGCACCGGCACCAGTGACGAGGGCGGCGAGCACGACCCGCACATCTGGCACGACCCGCGCAACGCCAAGATCATGGTGACCGGCGTCGAGCGGGGCCTGGCGCGGGCCGACCCGACGCACACCGGGACCTACCAGGCGAATCTGGCCACCTATTCGGCGGCGCTCGACGGGCTCGACCGCCGCCAGGCCGCCGCGTTCGCGACGGTCCCACCCGACCGTCGGCTGCTGGTCACCAACCACGACGCGTTCGGCTACTACGCGGCCCGCTACGGAATCACCTACGTCGGCTCGATCATCCCGAGCTTCGACACCTCGGCCGAGCTTTCCGGCCGAGCCATCCAGGAGATCGTCGCGAAGATCCGGGCGACCGGGGTCAAGGCGGTGTTCTCGGAGTCATCTCTGCCACCGAAGACCGCCGAGACGATCGGGCATGAGGCCGGTGTCACGGTGGTCGCTGGCGAGGACTCGCTGTACGCCGACTCGCTCGGCCCCGCCGGGTCGGCCGGCGAGACCTACCTGAAGGCCGAGCAGCACAACACCGACGTGATCGTCGGAGCGCTGCGGTGA
- a CDS encoding metal ABC transporter permease yields MSQLLITPFERPYLVRALVELLLLGGLAAVVGVFVLLRRLAFLTEALTHTVFPGVVVGFLLGGQSGIFPGALVVACVAAGLFTLLAATRRVGEDAALAILLTGFFAIGVVLVSRRSSYTADLTAFLFGRVLTVRVADIVTTAVVAAFVLAILATLRKELLLVAFDPESARAAGYRVAALDLALNLAIALVVVAAVRAVGTVLVIAMIVVPAAAARLLSDRIVVIVAVAVALGMASGWLGLLVSYRISVDHGIRLATGATVVLVLVAAYLLALAAAAARARLRPRQTR; encoded by the coding sequence GTGAGCCAGCTGTTGATCACGCCGTTCGAGCGGCCCTATCTCGTCCGGGCGCTGGTCGAGCTGCTGCTGCTCGGCGGCCTCGCGGCCGTCGTCGGGGTGTTCGTGCTCCTGCGCCGGCTCGCGTTCCTGACCGAAGCGCTCACCCACACCGTGTTCCCGGGTGTCGTGGTCGGCTTCCTGCTCGGCGGGCAGTCGGGGATCTTCCCGGGAGCCCTGGTGGTCGCCTGCGTGGCGGCGGGGCTGTTCACCCTGCTCGCGGCGACCCGCCGGGTCGGCGAGGACGCGGCGCTCGCGATCCTGCTCACCGGGTTCTTCGCGATCGGCGTCGTGCTGGTGTCCCGGCGCTCGTCGTACACGGCCGACCTGACGGCGTTCCTGTTCGGCCGAGTGCTGACCGTGCGCGTCGCCGACATCGTGACGACCGCCGTCGTCGCGGCGTTCGTGCTCGCGATCCTGGCGACGCTGCGCAAGGAGCTACTGCTCGTCGCGTTCGACCCGGAGTCGGCCAGGGCGGCCGGCTACCGGGTGGCCGCGCTCGACCTGGCGCTCAACCTGGCGATCGCGCTCGTCGTCGTCGCCGCGGTGCGCGCGGTGGGCACCGTCCTGGTGATCGCAATGATCGTGGTCCCGGCTGCGGCCGCACGGCTGCTCTCCGACCGCATCGTCGTGATCGTCGCCGTCGCCGTGGCCCTCGGGATGGCGAGTGGCTGGCTCGGTCTGCTGGTCAGCTACCGGATCTCGGTCGACCACGGCATCCGGCTCGCGACCGGCGCGACCGTCGTGCTGGTCCTCGTCGCCGCCTACCTGCTCGCGCTCGCGGCCGCCGCCGCCCGCGCCCGGCTGCGCCCGCGGCAGACGCGATGA
- a CDS encoding type II toxin-antitoxin system VapB family antitoxin: protein MIFKLVGDSRPYPDHGLGQRDWAKIPPRQVRLDQLVTTKRVLALDLLLDEDSTFYGDLFPHVVEWEGVLYLEDGLHRAVRAALQQRTSIHARVYTAL from the coding sequence GTGATCTTCAAGCTGGTCGGGGACAGTCGCCCGTACCCCGACCACGGGCTCGGCCAGCGCGACTGGGCGAAGATCCCGCCCCGCCAGGTCCGGCTCGACCAACTGGTGACCACGAAGCGAGTTCTCGCGCTGGATCTGCTGCTCGACGAGGACTCGACCTTCTACGGCGACCTGTTCCCACATGTCGTCGAGTGGGAGGGGGTCCTCTATCTCGAGGACGGGCTGCACCGCGCGGTACGAGCCGCGCTGCAGCAGCGCACGTCCATCCACGCCCGCGTCTACACCGCGCTGTGA
- a CDS encoding YcnI family protein, producing the protein MSRTMSRVVRAAGVLAAGTVAVVATALPASAHVSVAPTSAPAGGYTTLAFKVPTESDTASTTKLDVAFPTDTPIASVSVQPKAGWTYEVRRGAPSKPVVTDDGDKVNEVVTEIIWTAADGSAGIRPGEFDTFVVSAGPLPEGVSSITFKTLQTYSDGEIVRWIDTSAAGQPEPEHPAPALALTTASEDTGNGATAAATPAGVSTLTGTASLSDGTARGLGIAGLVVGVLGLAAAGFALATSRRRAGTGG; encoded by the coding sequence ATGTCCCGAACCATGTCCCGGGTCGTCCGGGCCGCCGGCGTGCTCGCCGCCGGAACCGTAGCCGTCGTCGCGACGGCGCTGCCCGCCTCGGCACACGTCTCCGTCGCCCCGACGAGCGCGCCCGCCGGCGGCTACACGACGCTGGCGTTCAAGGTGCCGACCGAGAGCGACACCGCGTCGACCACCAAGCTTGACGTCGCGTTCCCCACCGACACGCCGATAGCGTCGGTCAGCGTGCAGCCGAAGGCGGGCTGGACCTACGAGGTCCGCAGGGGCGCCCCGAGCAAACCGGTGGTCACCGACGACGGTGACAAGGTCAACGAGGTGGTCACCGAGATCATCTGGACCGCCGCGGACGGCTCCGCCGGGATCAGGCCAGGCGAGTTCGACACCTTCGTCGTCTCGGCCGGCCCGCTGCCCGAGGGCGTCTCGTCGATCACCTTCAAGACGCTGCAGACCTACTCGGACGGCGAGATCGTGCGCTGGATCGACACGAGCGCGGCCGGTCAGCCGGAGCCGGAGCACCCGGCACCCGCCCTGGCCCTGACCACCGCGTCCGAGGACACCGGCAACGGGGCCACGGCCGCCGCCACGCCTGCGGGAGTCTCGACGTTGACGGGGACGGCGTCCCTGTCGGATGGCACGGCTCGCGGGCTGGGGATCGCCGGGCTGGTCGTCGGCGTGCTCGGGCTCGCGGCGGCCGGCTTCGCCCTCGCCACCTCCCGGCGCCGCGCCGGCACGGGCGGCTGA